In Chryseobacterium turcicum, a single window of DNA contains:
- a CDS encoding TerY-C metal binding domain-containing protein, with amino-acid sequence MRRLPIYFLVDISESMIGEPIDQVQEGISTIVRELKKDPYSLETVWISVVGFAGEAEVITPLQDIISFYPPKIPVGSGTSLAKGLFKVMDCIDKDIVKTTYDRKGDWKPLVFLFTDGVPTDDAQIAIDKWIKNYHGKSNTIAISIGENTNYKLLGSLSDNVLLFNNNSENSYKEFFKWVTDSIKTTSQSVTEANKDGINLSKIDHSILEKVDPEALQKFPDNNFVVLNGKCSESKKPYLIKYKKAFTDSGIAGMQTRYYRLEGTYKIDDASYYRLSSAQKSSQKISVEELHGAPSCPHCANPIALATCSCGGIHCLKGEGYNECPWCGTGDHYGFSNEGFDINRTLG; translated from the coding sequence ATGAGAAGACTTCCCATTTATTTTTTAGTAGATATTTCCGAATCGATGATTGGTGAGCCGATTGATCAGGTTCAGGAAGGTATTTCCACAATTGTAAGAGAATTAAAAAAAGATCCATATTCCTTAGAAACCGTCTGGATTTCTGTGGTGGGTTTTGCGGGTGAAGCAGAAGTGATTACTCCGTTGCAGGATATTATTTCGTTTTATCCACCAAAAATTCCTGTAGGTAGTGGAACTTCTTTAGCGAAAGGTCTTTTCAAAGTAATGGATTGTATTGACAAAGATATTGTAAAGACAACCTACGACAGAAAAGGTGACTGGAAACCCCTTGTTTTCCTTTTTACAGACGGAGTTCCTACCGATGATGCACAAATTGCCATCGACAAGTGGATTAAAAACTACCACGGAAAATCAAATACAATCGCCATTTCCATTGGTGAAAATACCAATTATAAATTATTGGGTTCGCTTTCAGATAATGTTTTGTTGTTTAATAATAATTCGGAAAATTCTTACAAAGAGTTTTTCAAATGGGTAACCGATTCTATTAAAACAACCAGTCAGAGTGTTACCGAAGCCAATAAAGATGGAATTAATTTGTCTAAAATTGACCACAGTATTTTAGAAAAAGTTGATCCAGAAGCATTACAAAAATTCCCAGATAATAATTTTGTAGTGTTAAACGGAAAATGTTCAGAATCCAAGAAACCCTATTTAATTAAATATAAAAAAGCATTTACTGACTCCGGAATTGCTGGGATGCAAACCCGATATTACCGACTGGAAGGAACTTACAAAATAGATGACGCTTCATATTACCGACTTTCTTCGGCGCAGAAAAGTAGTCAGAAAATTTCTGTAGAAGAACTTCATGGTGCTCCGTCTTGTCCGCATTGTGCTAATCCTATTGCTTTGGCGACTTGTTCGTGTGGTGGAATTCACTGTTTAAAAGGTGAAGGTTACAACGAATGCCCTTGGTGTGGAACGGGTGATCATTACGGATTCAGCAACGAAGGTTTTGATATCAACCGAACTTTAGGCTAA
- a CDS encoding PP2C family serine/threonine-protein phosphatase — MENTIRQILKNHNIQNNKTMDKVVSKLLTQTEIQNNLQLIIEAQNKIMQKAIIYKEREEFADAFFPITNAHSKKKYEFVFPMEQFPNIRIKDISGLELAGLSFEENSIKGIPFESDAYDLQIEFFHVNDEENVEFKKSQLFVNADPKDLWKDFPSDKEAPFHKADETKFKGNFSDKKIVVASKRGRSHAHEGKFRDDDFAVNELPNSWNIISVSDGAGSAQLARYGSELATQSINDFFKNEEILAKLEVELNKIFNSEQENSEAKQNVIKTLYQGVSDTFKTLKEKAEEYEVSLRDLHATLIFALVKKFDFGYVILSFGVGDCPINLINEDFSDVKLLNLMDVGEFGGGTRFVTMNEIFDDTISSRFKITHVKDFSKLILMTDGIYDPKFITENKLEDLESWKTFFEDLNGNNEDDAKVDFENDEKVDEQLLSWMDFWSKGNHDDRTLAVIY; from the coding sequence ATGGAAAACACAATTAGGCAGATTTTGAAAAATCATAATATCCAAAACAATAAAACGATGGATAAAGTGGTTTCAAAACTATTAACTCAGACGGAAATTCAAAACAATCTACAGCTGATTATCGAAGCTCAGAATAAAATTATGCAGAAAGCAATTATTTATAAAGAAAGAGAAGAATTTGCCGATGCATTTTTTCCGATTACCAACGCACATTCTAAAAAGAAATACGAATTTGTTTTTCCGATGGAGCAATTTCCGAATATCAGAATTAAAGATATTTCCGGATTAGAATTGGCAGGTTTAAGCTTTGAAGAAAATTCTATAAAAGGAATTCCTTTTGAAAGTGATGCTTACGATTTGCAGATTGAGTTTTTTCATGTTAATGATGAAGAAAATGTTGAATTCAAAAAATCGCAACTTTTCGTCAACGCAGACCCAAAAGATTTATGGAAGGATTTTCCGTCAGATAAAGAAGCACCTTTTCATAAAGCAGATGAAACAAAATTTAAAGGCAATTTTTCAGATAAAAAAATAGTTGTTGCTTCAAAAAGAGGCCGTTCTCATGCGCATGAAGGCAAATTCAGAGATGATGATTTTGCAGTCAATGAATTGCCAAATTCTTGGAATATTATTTCAGTTTCCGATGGAGCAGGTTCGGCACAATTGGCGAGATATGGCTCTGAATTAGCAACTCAGTCGATTAATGATTTCTTTAAAAATGAAGAAATTTTAGCTAAACTTGAGGTTGAGTTAAATAAAATTTTTAATTCTGAACAAGAGAATTCAGAAGCAAAACAAAACGTTATAAAAACTCTTTATCAGGGAGTTTCTGATACTTTTAAAACGTTGAAGGAAAAAGCAGAAGAATACGAAGTTAGTTTAAGAGATTTACACGCCACTTTAATCTTTGCTTTGGTTAAAAAGTTTGATTTTGGATATGTTATTCTAAGTTTTGGCGTTGGCGATTGCCCGATTAATTTAATCAATGAAGATTTTTCTGATGTAAAATTATTAAACCTGATGGATGTTGGTGAATTTGGTGGCGGAACTCGTTTTGTCACGATGAATGAGATTTTTGATGATACTATTTCTTCCCGTTTCAAAATTACTCATGTTAAAGATTTTTCAAAATTGATTTTAATGACCGACGGAATTTACGACCCGAAATTTATCACCGAAAATAAACTGGAAGACCTCGAAAGTTGGAAGACTTTCTTTGAAGATTTAAACGGCAATAATGAAGATGATGCGAAAGTTGATTTTGAAAATGACGAAAAAGTCGATGAACAATTACTTTCCTGGATGGATTTCTGGAGCAAAGGAAATCATGATGATCGGACTTTGGCAGTGATTTATTAA
- a CDS encoding helix-hairpin-helix domain-containing protein: MKKTTSVSSILDNSKSYEYVDENPVKGGVKDVYFSPDRKYVVAFYRTPLENEQKERIKRIVSTYLPNIQNGNASGYYLDEVFRWPYDIVQKNNLTGIVVPIYSQKFFFAKGYVGSDNIAGGDKVGKWFTAPMFRNQHYPLRLDKSELGDWLSYFQIAINITRGIKKLHQMGLAHSDLSYNNILVDPVTKSACIIDIDGLVVPKLFPPEVIGTADFIAPEVLKTKHLHLHDPGRQLPNQKTDLHALAVLIYMYLLRRHPLRGGKIWDLDSEKDEIFSMGEKALFVEHPTDSSNKVRTEYLKKWDSFWGDPTKVPYTVAGPYLSELFKKAFIDGLHDPIKRPLTNEWETALLKTVDLIQPCLNPECSEKWYVFDNTQTPRCPFCGTSHKGTLPVLDLYFKYDDEVWKPENHRLMVYHNQYLFKWHVSRKVIRNESLTFEDKKPVGYFTFYQDKWVLVNQTLTSMKDLTEQKEIPPNSMVELTEGKKILLSNEEGGRIIYVTMANIQ; this comes from the coding sequence ATGAAAAAAACAACCTCCGTTTCTTCGATTTTAGACAATTCAAAATCGTATGAATATGTAGACGAAAACCCTGTAAAAGGTGGGGTGAAAGATGTTTATTTTTCACCGGATAGAAAATATGTGGTGGCTTTTTACAGAACTCCGCTTGAGAACGAACAAAAAGAAAGAATCAAACGGATTGTTTCTACCTATTTACCCAATATTCAAAATGGAAATGCCTCAGGGTATTATTTGGATGAGGTTTTTAGATGGCCTTACGATATTGTTCAGAAAAATAATCTGACGGGAATTGTGGTTCCTATTTACAGTCAGAAATTCTTTTTTGCCAAAGGATATGTTGGCTCAGATAATATTGCGGGTGGAGATAAAGTAGGGAAGTGGTTTACGGCTCCGATGTTTAGAAATCAGCATTATCCGCTTCGTTTAGACAAATCTGAATTGGGAGATTGGCTCAGCTATTTTCAAATTGCGATCAACATCACCCGCGGAATAAAAAAACTGCATCAGATGGGTTTGGCGCATTCTGACCTTTCTTATAATAATATTTTGGTAGATCCGGTTACGAAATCTGCCTGTATCATTGATATTGACGGATTGGTTGTTCCGAAATTATTTCCGCCTGAAGTTATCGGGACGGCAGACTTTATTGCTCCGGAAGTTTTAAAAACAAAACATTTGCATCTTCATGATCCCGGAAGGCAACTTCCCAATCAGAAAACTGACCTTCATGCTTTGGCAGTGTTAATTTATATGTATCTTCTTCGTCGTCATCCTTTAAGAGGTGGGAAAATCTGGGATCTTGATTCTGAAAAAGATGAAATATTCTCGATGGGTGAAAAAGCTCTTTTTGTAGAACATCCAACAGATTCCAGTAATAAAGTGCGAACAGAATATCTTAAAAAATGGGACTCATTTTGGGGGGATCCCACTAAAGTTCCTTATACAGTTGCTGGACCTTATTTATCTGAATTATTTAAAAAAGCTTTTATCGACGGACTTCATGACCCGATTAAACGACCGTTGACGAATGAATGGGAAACTGCTTTGCTGAAAACCGTAGATCTTATTCAGCCTTGTCTTAATCCTGAGTGTAGTGAAAAATGGTATGTTTTCGACAATACCCAAACTCCAAGATGCCCGTTTTGTGGAACTTCTCATAAAGGAACCTTGCCGGTTTTAGATTTATATTTTAAGTATGATGATGAGGTTTGGAAACCCGAAAACCACCGATTAATGGTGTATCATAACCAGTATCTTTTCAAATGGCATGTTTCAAGAAAAGTGATTCGAAATGAAAGTCTTACGTTTGAAGATAAAAAACCGGTAGGATATTTTACTTTTTATCAGGATAAATGGGTTTTGGTGAATCAAACCTTAACGAGTATGAAAGATTTGACCGAACAAAAAGAAATTCCGCCCAATTCAATGGTTGAATTGACTGAAGGCAAAAAAATATTGCTTTCTAATGAAGAAGGCGGAAGAATTATTTATGTCACGATGGCGAATATTCAATAG
- the tyrS gene encoding tyrosine--tRNA ligase, producing the protein MINTLKENVEIILPENGLEQKLKQTEDENRKLIIKLGFDPTAPDLHLGHAVVLKKLKQFQDLGHQIIIIVGSFTARIGDPTGKNKARKPLSEEEVQHNAETYINQLSKVIDVEKTKIVFNSEWLDALNFSEVIQLMSKVTVAQLMHRNDFNKRFTENSPIAMHELVYPILQGFDSVKIECDIEMGGTDQLFNCTMGRQLQETHQISPQIVMCMPLLKGLDGKEKMSKSLNNIIGLTDEPNEMFGKTMSIPDALIDEFIDLTTDFSNAEKQNLKSRISDGENPMNIKKIIAKNIISQYHNEESAELAEQFFSNQFQNKNFEEKVFEPISIESLFPNQSKISLIELCHHLKNTDSKSFTRRLIENGGIQINNVKMTDPTAEIELLKQTKIKIGKRDFFELV; encoded by the coding sequence ATGATTAATACATTAAAAGAAAACGTAGAAATTATTCTACCAGAAAACGGTTTGGAACAAAAATTAAAACAAACCGAAGACGAAAACAGAAAACTCATCATCAAACTTGGCTTTGACCCTACAGCTCCGGATTTACATTTGGGACACGCCGTTGTTTTGAAAAAGCTGAAACAGTTTCAGGATTTGGGACATCAGATTATCATCATTGTCGGAAGTTTCACGGCAAGAATTGGCGACCCAACAGGAAAAAATAAAGCTAGAAAACCTTTGAGCGAAGAAGAAGTTCAACACAATGCAGAAACGTATATTAATCAGCTTTCAAAAGTAATTGATGTGGAAAAAACAAAAATAGTTTTCAATTCTGAGTGGCTGGATGCTTTAAACTTCTCAGAAGTAATTCAGCTCATGTCAAAAGTTACGGTAGCTCAACTGATGCACAGAAACGATTTTAACAAAAGATTTACTGAAAATTCTCCGATTGCCATGCATGAATTGGTTTACCCAATTTTGCAGGGATTTGATTCGGTGAAAATAGAATGCGATATTGAAATGGGCGGAACCGACCAGCTTTTCAACTGTACCATGGGAAGACAACTGCAGGAAACTCATCAAATATCACCACAAATCGTGATGTGTATGCCTTTACTAAAAGGGCTCGACGGAAAAGAAAAAATGAGTAAATCTTTAAATAATATTATCGGTTTAACCGACGAACCCAATGAAATGTTTGGAAAAACAATGTCTATTCCCGATGCTTTGATTGATGAATTTATCGATTTGACCACAGATTTTTCAAATGCAGAAAAGCAAAATTTAAAATCAAGAATTTCTGATGGTGAAAATCCCATGAACATTAAAAAAATCATTGCTAAAAATATTATTTCTCAATACCATAATGAAGAGTCGGCCGAACTTGCTGAACAGTTTTTTAGTAATCAGTTTCAGAATAAGAATTTTGAAGAAAAAGTATTTGAACCAATTTCTATTGAATCTTTGTTTCCAAATCAATCGAAAATCAGCTTAATTGAGCTTTGTCATCATTTAAAAAATACTGATAGCAAATCTTTCACCCGAAGATTAATTGAAAATGGCGGAATTCAAATTAACAATGTAAAAATGACTGACCCTACTGCAGAAATTGAATTATTAAAACAGACAAAAATTAAGATTGGAAAAAGAGATTTTTTTGAATTGGTGTAA
- the asnB gene encoding asparagine synthase B, giving the protein MCGIVCLFDAKQSTEILRPQVLEMSKKIRHRGPDWSGVFQSEKVVFSHERLAIVDPASGKQPLFSKDGKIVLAVNGEIYNHRELKKEFPDYEFQTQSDCEVIIALYKKYGKDFIEKLNGIFAFALYDIENNIYLIARDHMGICPLYQGWDREGNYYVASELKALEGICKKIEIFLPGHYLYSAEGHELQQWYKRDWENFDAVKENVTDIQAIRKGLEDAVHRQLMSDVPYGVLLSGGLDSSIISAVTAKFARQRIESGDTQEAWYPRLHSFAVGLVGSPDLAAAKKAAEHIQSIHHEVNFTVQEGLDAIRDVIYHLETYDVTTIRASTPMYLLARVIKSMGIKMVLSGEGADELFGGYLYFHKAPNAKEFHDETVRKLNKLHLYDCLRANKALMSWGIEGRVPFLDKEFMDIAMNVNPEDKMIRKEEGKIEKWVLRKAFEDLLPESIAWRQKEQFSDGVGYSWIDTLKDIAEKYVSDEMMANAKFKFPLNTPQNKEEYRYRTIFEEHFPSESAAATVPSVPSVACSTPIALEWDEAFKKMNDPSGRAVKVHETSY; this is encoded by the coding sequence ATGTGTGGAATCGTTTGCTTATTTGACGCAAAACAGTCAACCGAAATATTAAGACCTCAGGTTCTTGAAATGTCTAAAAAAATCCGTCATCGTGGTCCCGATTGGAGCGGGGTTTTTCAAAGTGAAAAAGTTGTTTTTTCGCATGAAAGATTAGCGATAGTAGACCCGGCTTCAGGAAAGCAGCCGTTGTTTTCAAAAGATGGAAAAATTGTACTTGCCGTAAATGGTGAAATTTACAATCACAGAGAATTAAAAAAAGAATTTCCCGATTATGAATTTCAAACTCAGTCGGATTGCGAAGTTATCATTGCGCTTTACAAAAAATACGGAAAAGACTTTATCGAAAAACTAAACGGTATTTTTGCTTTTGCATTATACGACATCGAAAACAACATCTATCTCATCGCAAGAGACCATATGGGAATTTGCCCACTTTATCAAGGTTGGGACAGAGAAGGAAATTACTATGTTGCCTCAGAACTGAAAGCTTTAGAAGGAATCTGTAAAAAGATTGAAATATTTTTGCCAGGACATTATTTATACAGCGCCGAAGGTCACGAGCTTCAGCAATGGTACAAAAGAGACTGGGAAAACTTTGATGCCGTAAAAGAGAACGTTACAGACATCCAGGCTATCAGAAAAGGGTTGGAAGATGCTGTGCACAGACAATTAATGAGTGATGTACCTTATGGCGTTTTACTTTCCGGAGGTTTAGATTCATCGATTATTTCTGCCGTTACCGCAAAATTTGCAAGACAAAGAATAGAAAGTGGTGATACTCAGGAAGCGTGGTATCCGAGACTTCACAGTTTTGCAGTAGGATTAGTAGGTTCTCCCGATTTGGCGGCGGCAAAAAAAGCGGCAGAACATATTCAATCTATTCATCATGAAGTCAACTTTACCGTTCAAGAAGGTTTAGATGCCATACGCGACGTTATTTATCATCTAGAAACATATGATGTAACAACCATCAGAGCTTCCACGCCGATGTATCTTTTAGCAAGAGTGATTAAGTCGATGGGAATTAAAATGGTACTTTCAGGTGAAGGAGCAGACGAATTGTTTGGTGGATATTTATATTTCCATAAAGCTCCAAACGCAAAAGAATTTCATGATGAAACGGTAAGAAAGCTTAACAAACTTCATTTATACGATTGTTTAAGAGCCAACAAAGCGTTGATGAGTTGGGGAATCGAAGGAAGAGTTCCGTTTTTGGATAAAGAATTTATGGATATCGCCATGAATGTAAACCCGGAAGATAAAATGATTCGCAAAGAAGAAGGAAAAATTGAAAAATGGGTTTTACGAAAAGCTTTTGAAGATTTATTGCCAGAATCTATTGCATGGAGACAAAAAGAACAGTTCTCAGACGGAGTTGGCTATTCTTGGATTGACACTCTGAAAGATATTGCCGAAAAATATGTTTCAGACGAAATGATGGCGAATGCAAAATTCAAATTTCCTTTAAACACGCCACAAAACAAGGAAGAATATCGTTACAGAACCATTTTTGAAGAGCATTTCCCAAGCGAAAGCGCTGCTGCAACGGTGCCTTCTGTGCCTTCTGTAGCCTGCTCTACTCCAATTGCTTTAGAATGGGATGAAGCATTTAAAAAAATGAACGACCCGAGCGGAAGAGCGGTGAAAGTACACGAAACATCGTATTAA
- a CDS encoding GLPGLI family protein — MFKTILASFFIFLSVLSFSQTYEIQYESSYNGKVQPNQNPTIVWVNEQENFILNTKIKEQKSDYPFEISKIEKPSNTIVSYAFLKPNEAISTSDKESIAKQEFELTTQTKKILGYNCKKAVTKINSNTIEVWYTNDLKLKGGPSSLGQNLGLVLMVERNGNSATTAVSLKKIKTTGIDKIITKSIPTTDILSYKDLVWKSKFTTLNVFENEIINFSDQSKSDEKIKRFANGTIILKKIKFPKIAQGDNIFVELKQQSNGDAYDRTGTVFFIPEEKSQTFFDGLEKGAKTLPLYDNGNGKQYYGVVSTQNYQPTVELMRFFTAFGINKFNHIELKDKTWQTVSPFRQDITELKPSLSEKELWIGTFIGNYDKGGHKVSLDITIHNSEQIVNKNNKVIPLFNTTNIMEMAGQDYATMFNNDKGLFVEFNLEKDLKNAQLRYITTGHGGWENGDEFIPKANSIYVDGKLSFSFTPWRTECGSYRLFNPASGNFADGLSSSDLSRSNWCPGTVTNPNFISLGDLKAGKHTIQVKIPQGEPEGTSFSAWNISGVLLGNE; from the coding sequence ATGTTTAAAACAATTTTAGCCAGTTTTTTCATTTTCTTATCTGTTTTAAGTTTTTCTCAGACGTACGAAATTCAATATGAAAGTTCGTACAACGGAAAAGTTCAGCCTAATCAGAATCCAACTATTGTTTGGGTTAACGAACAAGAAAATTTTATTTTAAATACAAAAATCAAAGAACAGAAAAGCGACTATCCTTTTGAAATTAGCAAAATAGAAAAGCCTTCAAACACAATTGTTTCGTATGCTTTTTTAAAACCCAATGAAGCAATTTCTACTTCAGACAAAGAATCTATCGCAAAACAGGAGTTTGAATTAACAACACAAACTAAAAAGATTTTAGGCTACAACTGTAAAAAAGCAGTCACAAAAATCAACTCAAACACCATTGAAGTTTGGTACACCAATGATTTAAAATTAAAAGGTGGGCCTTCAAGTTTAGGACAAAACTTAGGTTTAGTTTTAATGGTTGAACGAAACGGTAATTCAGCAACAACAGCAGTTTCTCTAAAGAAAATTAAAACTACAGGAATCGACAAAATCATTACAAAATCTATTCCTACAACAGATATATTGAGCTACAAAGATTTAGTTTGGAAAAGCAAATTTACAACACTGAATGTTTTTGAAAATGAAATCATCAACTTTTCTGACCAGTCAAAATCTGACGAAAAAATAAAAAGATTCGCCAACGGGACAATTATTTTAAAGAAGATAAAGTTTCCAAAAATTGCTCAAGGCGACAATATTTTTGTAGAACTAAAACAACAATCAAATGGTGATGCTTACGACAGAACTGGAACTGTATTTTTTATTCCTGAAGAAAAATCTCAGACATTTTTTGATGGTTTAGAAAAAGGGGCAAAAACACTTCCTCTTTACGACAATGGGAATGGAAAACAGTATTACGGAGTTGTTTCCACTCAAAATTATCAGCCAACGGTTGAGTTAATGCGATTTTTCACCGCTTTCGGAATCAATAAGTTTAATCATATCGAATTAAAAGACAAAACTTGGCAAACCGTAAGTCCATTTCGTCAGGATATTACCGAATTGAAGCCTTCTCTTTCTGAAAAAGAACTTTGGATAGGAACTTTCATTGGAAATTACGATAAAGGCGGTCACAAAGTGAGCTTAGATATCACCATTCACAATAGCGAACAGATTGTAAATAAAAACAATAAAGTGATTCCGTTATTTAATACCACCAATATCATGGAAATGGCGGGGCAAGATTACGCAACGATGTTTAATAATGATAAGGGTCTTTTTGTGGAGTTTAATTTAGAAAAAGATTTAAAAAACGCTCAGTTAAGATACATTACCACCGGACATGGAGGTTGGGAAAATGGTGATGAATTTATCCCAAAAGCCAATTCAATTTATGTAGACGGAAAATTAAGCTTCTCTTTTACACCCTGGAGAACAGAATGCGGGTCTTACCGATTATTTAATCCGGCATCAGGAAATTTTGCAGACGGACTATCTTCTTCAGATTTGAGCCGCTCAAACTGGTGTCCTGGAACAGTAACCAACCCCAATTTTATTTCTTTAGGAGATTTGAAAGCAGGGAAACACACTATTCAGGTTAAAATTCCTCAGGGAGAACCCGAAGGAACAAGCTTCAGCGCATGGAATATTTCTGGTGTCTTATTAGGTAATGAGTAA
- a CDS encoding RsmB/NOP family class I SAM-dependent RNA methyltransferase gives MELIHRNLAIGIHDALQETFFEKNKYADKVIERLLKSHRQWGSQDRAVVSEIFYNIIRWKKRLEYYMGEGVKPTNIYKLIIAYLLWSKTNYKRFEEFEGIKIADITTKLKKGTVPTKAIEHSIPEWLVETLERELGEKWEKEMHALNEKAPTVLRANSLRTTPKELISDLADENVVSYPIKNYPDAVQLEEKKNVFLTTAFKEGLFEVQDASSQKIGYFLDVKEGQRVVDACAGAGGKTLHLAALMKNKGQIIALDIFEWKLTELKRRAKRAGAHNIETRVISDTKVIKRLHDKVDRLLIDAPCSGLGVLKRNPDSKWKIDQAFIDRIKKEQQQIMQDYSKMLKVGGKMVYATCSILPSENNLQVEEFIKNNPNYKMIKDEKVMPSEGYDGFYMALIERLS, from the coding sequence ATGGAATTAATTCACAGAAACCTGGCAATCGGTATTCACGATGCTTTACAGGAAACATTTTTCGAAAAAAACAAGTATGCCGATAAAGTAATCGAAAGACTTTTGAAATCCCACAGACAATGGGGAAGCCAGGATAGAGCCGTTGTTTCTGAGATTTTCTATAACATTATCCGTTGGAAAAAACGCCTTGAATATTATATGGGTGAAGGAGTAAAACCTACCAACATCTATAAACTTATCATCGCATATCTTCTTTGGAGTAAAACCAATTACAAAAGATTTGAAGAATTTGAAGGCATCAAAATTGCCGACATTACGACAAAACTTAAAAAAGGAACCGTTCCTACAAAAGCAATTGAGCATTCTATTCCAGAATGGCTTGTTGAAACTCTGGAAAGAGAATTAGGCGAAAAATGGGAAAAGGAAATGCACGCTTTAAACGAAAAAGCACCTACCGTTTTAAGAGCAAACTCTTTGAGAACAACTCCAAAAGAGCTTATTTCTGACCTTGCCGACGAAAATGTAGTTTCTTATCCTATTAAAAATTATCCTGATGCGGTACAGCTTGAGGAGAAAAAAAATGTATTTCTTACCACTGCTTTCAAAGAAGGATTGTTTGAAGTACAAGATGCCTCTTCACAAAAGATTGGTTATTTTCTAGATGTAAAAGAAGGACAAAGAGTGGTTGACGCTTGTGCTGGTGCGGGTGGAAAAACACTTCATTTAGCTGCTTTAATGAAAAATAAAGGGCAGATTATCGCTTTAGATATTTTTGAATGGAAACTGACAGAATTGAAGCGTCGTGCAAAAAGAGCAGGAGCTCACAATATCGAAACAAGAGTAATTTCTGATACAAAAGTAATCAAACGTCTTCACGATAAAGTAGACAGACTTTTGATTGATGCGCCATGTTCTGGTTTAGGAGTTTTAAAAAGAAACCCTGACAGCAAATGGAAAATCGACCAAGCTTTTATCGACAGAATTAAGAAAGAGCAACAGCAAATTATGCAGGATTATTCTAAAATGCTGAAAGTAGGTGGAAAAATGGTATATGCAACATGCTCTATTTTACCTTCTGAAAACAACCTGCAAGTAGAAGAGTTTATTAAAAACAATCCTAACTACAAAATGATTAAAGACGAAAAAGTAATGCCAAGTGAAGGCTACGACGGATTCTACATGGCTTTAATCGAAAGATTGTCTTAA
- a CDS encoding zinc ribbon domain-containing protein YjdM produces MSDVIICPKCSSEFTYEQDGLMVCSQCFYEWDPKEAGNEDQILDINGNELQNGDSVIVMKDLPVKGAPKPVKAGTKVKNIRLRPNSDHNIDCKIDGFGAMALKSEFVKKA; encoded by the coding sequence ATGAGTGATGTAATTATTTGTCCAAAATGTAGTTCTGAATTTACCTATGAACAAGACGGTTTAATGGTTTGTTCTCAGTGTTTCTACGAATGGGATCCTAAAGAAGCGGGAAATGAAGATCAAATTTTAGACATCAATGGAAATGAACTTCAAAATGGAGATTCTGTTATTGTGATGAAAGATCTTCCGGTAAAAGGTGCTCCGAAACCTGTAAAAGCGGGAACTAAAGTGAAAAACATCCGCTTAAGACCAAACAGTGATCATAATATAGATTGTAAAATTGATGGTTTTGGTGCAATGGCTTTGAAATCTGAATTTGTAAAGAAGGCTTAA